TATTTGTGAAATACCAAAGAActgatataatatttatggtCTATGAGCATGAGAGTATAGTTGCGGATGATATTGACCAACAAATGGCTCAAACCTCAAAGTAACAATGTTGGTTCGTCCTTGGTCATATGATTGAGAAATGCAAGTTCAACGTGAGAAGATTGTTCATGCTATATATAAAAGACTAGTAGAGTACAATTTATGttcaatattttattgttgattaaagtttaatcaattaaaattagatgaaacaattacttaaatggagaataaatagttttgtaataatatattatgcaattttataaatttttatttattttgtagattgaataaacaattgaggctattttaatagttttacaatttataaaattcttatgatattccaaaaatatataacaCAAAAGTTTCCTATCGatatcgcatgtccaaacaaaatatcattttcatctcataatttcatattatgatatcatatcataattttatatcatatgaTCAATGGACCGAAGTATTTCATGTGCATCAATTTCAATTAGTAATAGTTGAAAAATGTGAAATAATACTAATTGAACTCCATTTATAGACTCCATGAATCCAAGACAACAGtcaccaatttttattttatttttatttttcaccaaGTATTTGGAGCTTATATTAGAGTTCTTATTAAATTCAGATCATACAACAAGGGTTATTTGAAGGTGTCATGTTTCTAATAAAATTTTCTCTATATCGAAAACTCAAGTACGAAATCTCTTATTAAAGATGAAACAATTTCACCATTATATCAATTAGAGAAAATGGTCTGATCCCCCACCTTTCAAATCTATACCCGAAATTTCAATTATACACTTCAACTTTACGATGTCCTATTACCACTGAAGTTcatatttctctattttctgCACGCTTAAATGCTGGCCTGTTATAGGAGGTGAGAACACCTCCTCTAGGCGCGTTAGAAGGTGAGAACACCTTAAATTTTGACgaaaattttctctttctccaACAATCACCTTCCCGACtattaaataaatcattatttcttCTTCCCCACCATCAACTCTTGTTCCTTTTATAAAAAAGATTCACGATTCTCTAAAAAAACAAGTAGgatttagttatttatattcatttctacttcaaatcttgaatttagggtttgtAATCTACTCTAATTTCTTAgcgaaattcatcaaaaatgacaaatgaaAACTTAGAAACCCTAAGGGATAAAGCAAAAACTCGAAATAAGAGATAAATAACTAACGTGTTATTACTAATTAATCAGTTGATAAACtatgaaaagtttgaaaatacACAGCAAAATCCTTCGATCATCAACCGAAATGCATATGCAAATGGAAAATAAGATGGAAAGGAGAAAGGATATTTttttgtgggggggggggggggNNNNNNNNNNNNNNNNNNNNNNNNNNNNNNNNNNNNNNNNNNNNNNNNNNNNNNNNggggggggggggggagggtcTTTTACGTTTTTACCACGGAAATGGGAGAAAAATAAGAATTGGAAGTTGAAAAAGTGGAGGACCCGACTCGTCTTACgttgaaatatttatttgatttatgtgTTGAGGTCAGCGTTTTAAGTgtacagaaaataaaaaaatataaaatttaagggTAATAAAACACccataaaaattaaagtatataattaaaattccAAACATAGATCAAAAGATTTGATACCATTTTCTCTATCAATTATATTACTGTCACCTTTATCACTCCTCCTATACCTCCTCTATTATTATATGAGCGTCCAAAGCCCCATAATAATTATGCAATGGTCCAAAAACCCAAATTATTTCTGAAACGTATCACATGTGAAACACTATTACcagtttttaaaacttttaattaataatggacAATGATAATGAAACTTTCATATAATCAACGGTACGGTCGGGTTTTAAATAAATGTGGATCTTAGTTgagatatatttaaatatttttaatcgaaaactttattattataatatgttttctattaaaatattttattataacaatcaaataaaatatctgAACGAATTAAAACACGATATTACCTTCTTTAAAAGTTGGATACGTTTCTTATCATGACCTTGATCTTTAATTATACAGTTGGTTTTTTATTATTGCGTGAGTCATGGAACACTATTGGTTTCAATTTTAGTCACCAATTTAAGAATACATTAGCTGtaatttgaattgaaaaaaaggTGAAGAGCACAAATTGAACACTAGtctcttttattattaatatatataaatacaaaaaataaatttaatataatatgaaacaTTAAATGGTCTATCAAAGTTaaattaacatattaaaattgaaaagtttGATAGCCAATGTCAACCAACCAGAAAGAACAAAAGGCAAAATAAGGGGGTGCTAAGAAAAATGTAGAATCAtaaatacttttctttttaatgaaaaaattgatttttctttaaatactaTTCGAAATAGTGgtcaaatcattttttttgtaaaaagactattttacaTAAATACTAATCGAAATTTAAGTGAAAAAGTCTATTTTTTCTATTAGAGTCAGGTTCTAACTGAATTTATTAATCAGTTTAGCAAAGTTAGTGagcatttaaaaattttacactATGAAATGGAAAagacttttatatatatatatatatatatatatatatatataaaattgaatgtatattttttttttggaaatacataaatataaaatataattggaTCTCAAAATTCCGTAACATATGAATCTGaacaaataaagtaatatatattatttaaaaataatgtcaaatattataaatcataataattaataaataaaaaattttaaaactcaatactactccctccgtccggtattgtttgtcatgttgcacttttcgaaagtcaatttgactaattttcatagttaaattagatcatattaattcgatactttaaacaaaaaagttaaatattctaagactatatgaaaaatattataaattacaattttttgcatattaatataataaaaaagtatatcttaaaatattagtcaaaacttttataatttgactttaaatttgaaatcatgACAAAAAATATCGGACGGAGAAAGTAACAAATTGTTGTCTGGAAGCTCCCTATGCGCTGGTTTTTGGACATGTGACATTAATTTATGAGACCTTCAATTATTACTCCCTCCCTCTGTCCAATAAGATGACAGGTGTATGATTGAgttagtttgaatttttttaaatatcaaattaaaattatttgtattaaattttgtacttataaatcaaaacaaataataaaatttgggggttttaactttaagttttttggatttttaaatttttttgataaagtatttatataaacatataatttatttgtactttaaatatttctttagtcctatCAAAATGTAACTATTAAGttgtttcttaagaaaataacacaatatatgatatgattaatgacacaaatatccaacaaaaaataataatgaatcccgcaaaataaatattacaaattaataagtcataatgaaatttatcataatttaaaagtactacaTCATGCTAAAttaagtttaataagtattaattacatgactaaatattaaaaaaagtaaaattagattaCGTATTTTAATAGTCTAAAcctatgtaaaactaaaaatcaaatattcagtattattgtcattattagtgtcgaattgattttctttttgtattagtattaatttgattttcatttaaactttattataattatcaacatgtatagactataatatttattagatcattaagaattttaattttcaagcatgaaataaatatactaaaagataaaaactgataaagtataagaaatatttaataaaattaaaaattatatgtataatgtcgggttggtttttttttagtgaaaatcaaaccaacccaaatatagttgGGTTTTTATTTTCCAacaccaaaccaagtcaaattaaatcactagtcgaatttttttttatttgaattgatttgCGATTTGGTTCGATTTTTGGTTCAATTTTGTACactcttaatattatttttttaatataaaaatatatataatgtactgagaacattatacaaaataattataattattgataaaagatgaattaaaaattaaatgtacaattattcattaatttaaatgaataaattttgttaaacatcttaaaataatatagtgGACAATATTGTTCGACGGGATTATATTTTTGGGCTccattttgttctttcttttgtcGTCTTTTGCATAAATAATTATGTACTCTTTTGAATcttatttataaaacaaataaagagaaaattttaaatatgttattggACTCTGAAAAGTCattaaaatattagtttatttatgtttttttttttagaaaaaaactcGCCTATGACATTATTTACTCACTAAAAATatgttgatttttcaaaatcatttttcgTGGTAATTATAGTTTAGTGACCCCATTAATAAAGAAACTTGAAagtaaaaatagtcaaatatgTTATCAAACTTTGATAAAAGATTAATCtatgtcattttttaaaaatttagctTATTTATACCATCTTTTACACTTTTAGTTCATTTATGTCattcaattaatgaataatgacacgaatatatattttctcaaacaaaaataacataaacaaatcaattttttttaaaatggcaTAAACAAACATTTTCTCACAATTCAATAgcattttaaaaacattttcttcCAAATAAAATGACCCTCGGATCGTATTGATCATATTAAAAAAGAGACCATAAATTAAATTGATCCAAGATTCACCTATTATGTATAGATTTGAATTAAACAAAGCCACAAACCATatactatataatttttatattatgtattttactttGTCACATACACATCAGATCATATACCATcgataaacatatttttatttgaatcaaaaatttgaatttaaatttcattgaatATGAAATCTGTGTATgatattatactattttcatttGTATCTGTCATACGTATCAGAAAATCATGTATTGTCATATTTTTATACGAAAAGACATTCTAATCTTTTGCGTATCGTTCCAATATTATCTGAGATCCTTTAAGACTTATTCCCTAATGTTGGGGTAAAGAATCTCTCATTGATGATAAGGAATGGTTGGTCTATATTATGATGCATTGCATGACAAATTTTTGTCGGAGAAATTTTATGAGACtataaatgaattttatataatattataatatagttgtaaaatcatttttgactTCGAAAACGACCTTTTAGCCTATTCAAATCAAATTGGTAGACCTTTCCCATTTAATAACAGTCTAGACTCATCTTTTTTGACATATGtactttcattattttaatgtaatttttcatatataaataccTCTATCTTCTTCAATATTTCTTAccaaaaatcatacaaaaaacaatccttcatttcatttcttttttgagaaatttttttttagagaaatttaAATTATGGGTTCAAATAATGTTGAATCAAATAAACCACATGTAGTTTGTATACCATATCCAGCCCAAGGCCATATTAATCCCATGTTAAAATTAGCCAAAATTCTTCATCACAAAGGCTTTCACGTAACTTTTGTCAACACTGAATTTAACCATAGACGTCTTCTTAAGTCTCGTGGGCCCCATTCCCTCGACGGCCTATCGTCGTTCCGATTCGAGACTATTCCTGATGGACTCCCAACTTGTGATGCTGATGCAACACAAGACATTCCTTCTCTATGTAAATCCACAACTGAAACTTGCTTAGCTCCTTTTAGAGATCTACTTGCAATGCTCAATGGTACTAGTAACACCTCGAACGTGCCACCTGTCACGTGCATCGTCTCCGATGGTATCATGAGCTTCACCTTAGCTGCTGCGCAAGAAATTGGTGTCCCTGAAGTTTTGTTTTGGACAACTAGTGCTTGTGGTTTCTTAGGTTACATGCATTATACCACTCTTATTGAAAAAGGGTATGCTCCACTTAAAGGTACGTATACATAAACAGTTCTCTATaaaactaaattttaataagaggcctcaaattgaaataaatttcgtatgtatcattttttttctatatagatGTGAGTTATTTGACAAATGGATACCTAGAGACAACTTTGGATTGCATACCAGGCATGAAAGATGTACGTTTAAGGGATCTTCCAACTTTCTTGAGAACTACAAATTCAGATGATTTCATGTTCAAATTTGTCCTCCAAGAAACAGAGAGAGCGAGAAATGCCTCCGCGATTATCCTGAATACATTCGAGACACTAGAGAGTGAAGTTCTTGAATCACTCCGGACTCTCCTTCCACCTGTCTACCCAATAGGCCCCTTGCATTTACTCGTCAAACATGTTAATGACGAGAATTTGAAGGGGCTTGGGTCGAGCCTGTGGAAAGAAGAGCCAGAGTGCATACAATGGCTTGACACCAAAGAACCAAACTCTGTTGTTTATGTAAACTATGGAAGCATTACTGTTATGACTCCTGATCAGCTTATTGAATTTGCTTGGGGACTTG
This portion of the Solanum pennellii chromosome 12, SPENNV200 genome encodes:
- the LOC107006019 gene encoding 7-deoxyloganetin glucosyltransferase-like encodes the protein MGSNNVESNKPHVVCIPYPAQGHINPMLKLAKILHHKGFHVTFVNTEFNHRRLLKSRGPHSLDGLSSFRFETIPDGLPTCDADATQDIPSLCKSTTETCLAPFRDLLAMLNGTSNTSNVPPVTCIVSDGIMSFTLAAAQEIGVPEVLFWTTSACGFLGYMHYTTLIEKGYAPLKDVSYLTNGYLETTLDCIPGMKDVRLRDLPTFLRTTNSDDFMFKFVLQETERARNASAIILNTFETLESEVLESLRTLLPPVYPIGPLHLLVKHVNDENLKGLGSSLWKEEPECIQWLDTKEPNSVVYVNYGSITVMTPDQLIEFAWGLANSKLEFLWIIRPDIVSGYESILPPEFVEETKNRGMLASWCSQEEVLNHPAIGGFLTHSGWNSTLESITSGVPMLCWPFFAEQQTNCWFSETKWGIGMEIDNNVKRDEVESLVRELMVGEKGKEMKKKAMEWKKLAEISAQKSTGSSYGNIDKVVNDVLLAIKH